In Clostridium butyricum, the genomic stretch AAAATATCTCCTCCAAAAATATTATTCATTTCAATATGTGGGGCACCTACTCCCATAAATAAAAGTAATCCACCTATTGCAATTATAGTAACAATAAGTTCAACCTTAGCTGCTGCTTCAATACCAAAACAATTTATAAGAACAAATATAGCATATGCAACTAATGCTGCTACAACAGATGGAACAGCTGGTACTAAAAAATTTATATATGCACCTATTGATATTGCTATGGCTGGTGTTGCAAATAAAAATTCTACTAAACATGAGAATCCAGCAAAAAAGCCACCAAATTTACCAAGGGCTCTTGAAGCATATTCTGAAGCCCCTCCTGCATGAGGAATTGCAGTTGATAATTCTGCATAACTAAACATAAATGTAGTATAAAAAACTGTAACAATTAAAATTGCTATAATAAATCCAACTGGACTTGTAAAATCTAAAGCATTATTCCACCCACAATACATTCCCGATATCACCATTCCAACTATTATACTCCAAAGTTGTATTGGTTTAAGTGTCTTTTTTAATTCATTATTCATTTCCACCACTCCTAGTATTTATTTTTTAATAATTGTTTCTTTTATTAAGGAGGAACTTAAAATATATTTTCACCTCCATAAACTAAAAAAAGGCAATGGAGTCAAAGTTACATTTGACTCCATTGCCTTCTGTACATAATCAAATAAGTACTATTAAAATAATGTTTTAATTAAAATTCATTTTAAAAATGTAATTAAAAGGAAAAAAGAACGCTTAATCTAATGATAGGATTATATACCTATATTTATACCTTGTAAATATGTTTTCACATTTTGTTAAGATAATTAATTAAAATGAACTTAAAACTTAATTATCTTATTATTTTGGCTTCTATAAATCACTACTAATCTATCATATGGATGATTGCCCTCAAAATTTTCTGCTATATTTTTTTCATATAAATCAATTGCTTTGCTTATTTCCCCACATTTTTCATATTCAATATCTTTCAAATTTCTATCAACTTGTCTATCAAATTTATTCATGATATTCTAGCAATCTCCCCTTAAAGTAATATTTTGCTAATGTCAATTAATTTATTACTTGAAATCCATCATAGTAAATCCCAAATTTATCTCCTTCTATATGATAAAACATCATGAATTTAGTATTAATTTCAGCAATTAAATACCCATTTAGCGATAATTGTAATTTGAATTGCAATTCTTTATTATAATTTTTAAATTGTTCCTGTTTCTTAATTTTTTTCTAAAAAGTTATCAGAGTTATGCTTTAAAATATCAATAAAATATACTTCATTATTAGTTAGTTTAATAAACAATAAATATTTTTATCTATATATATAAATCCAAATTTTTATATTAAACACCTTGAAAACTACTGCTTCATTTTCTCCATAAAAGCCACTGAACTCAGTGACTTTCTATTATATCAATATTATAGTTTATGTATGATTGAGGAGAAGCGTGGCCTTTAAAATCCACCAAGTTTTATATATACCGCGTTTCAAAGTATAACCTTAGTAACTATATGGATAAACTATTATTTTTTAATCAATAAATTAATCTAATTCTTCTCCGTTTGATTCAATAACTTTTTTATACCACTCAAATGATTTTTTCTTATATCTCTTGTATGTTCCATTTCCTTCATCATCTCTGTCTACATAGATAAAACCATAACGTTTAGACATCTGCCCTGTACTTGCTGCAACTAAATCTATGCATCCCCATGATGTATAACCTATTAAGTCTACTCCATCAAGTTCAACTGCATCCTTCATTGCTTTAATATGTTCTTTTAAGTATGATATTCTGTAGTCATCTTCTACAGTTCCATTTACTAATTCATCTTTAGCTCCAAGCCCATTTTCAACTATAAATAAAGGCTTTTGATATCTATCATATAAGCTGTTTAATGTAATTCTAAGGCCTAATGGATCAATCTGCCATCCCCATTCTGAAGCTTGTAAATATGGATTTCTAAGTGTTGCAAATACATTTCCTTCAGTTTCCTTATTTACTTCTGGATCAGCTGATGTAAGTCTTGAAGAATAGTAGCTGAATGAAATAAAGTCTACAGTATTTTCCTTAAGTAATTCCTTATCTCCATCTTCAAAAGGAACCACAACTCCCTTTCTTTCAAGTTCTTTTAATGCATAGTTTGGATAATATCCTCTAGATTGTACATCTACAAAGAAATAGCCTTCTCTATCAGCTTGTAGGGATTTAAATACATCATTAGGGTTTGGTGTATTTGCATAAGTATTACCTGCTGCAAGCATACATCCTATCATGAAATCAGGATTTATTTCATGTGCAATTTTAGTAGCTTTTGCACTTGCTACAAGCTGATTATGTGCCGCAGTATACTTAATTTGTTCTTGGTTTTCACCTTCTTCAAATACTAATCCTGCACCTGTAAAAGGAAGATGAAGAAGCATATTTATTTCATTGAAAGTAAGCCAGTACTTAACAAGATCTTTATATTCATTAAATAGAACACTGCAGTATTTAACATACAAATCTACTAATTTACGATTTTTCCATGATCCATATTTTGTTACAAGATTCATAGGCACATCAAAGTGAGCAATTGTAACTAATGGCTCTATATCATATTTTCTACATTCTTCAAATACTGAGTGGTAAAAATCTAATCCTTCTTTGTTTGGAGTGATATCATCTCCATTTGGAAAAATTCTAGACCATCCAATAGACATTCTGAATGTCTTAAATCCCATTTCTGCAAATAATTTTATATCTTCTTTATAATGATGATAAAAATCTATCCCCTTTTGAGCTGGATAAAAATAACCATCTTCAAAGTCAAACATCTTTCTCTTTCCTAGAGCTACAGGAAATCTATCTTTACCGATAGGCTGAACATCTACAGTTGCAAGTCCTCTTCCTCCTTCATTGTATGCACCTTCACATTGGTTTGCAGCAGTTGCTCCACCCCATAAGAAATTTTCTGAAAATCCCATTATATAAAACATCCTTTCATAATAGTTCCGGCATTAAAACCAATGCCAGAACTTAATATTTTTTACAATTTTGTCTATCTGATTTTATTATTTATCTCCATATAATACTTAATTTATTTTATAACAGTTATTAAAGTATCATTATTTGTTATTGCTTTTGGTTTAGATTCAATAACATCTAAGAAGCTATCTCCATTAGTAACAACAACAGGTGTTTCAACAGAATATCCTTCTTTTTTAATTGCATCTATATCAAATTCTAAAATAAGGTCTCCGACTTTAATCTTATCACCTTGTGATGCATGAGCTTTGAAATACTTCCCTTCAAGCTGAACTGTATCAAAACCTACATGAATTAATATTTCTGCTCCATCTTCTGATGTTATTCCTATTGCATGAAGGCTTGGGAATAAAGTTGTAAGTTCTCCATTTACAGGTGATTTCACTTCACCCTTGTTTGGTACTATTGCCATACCTTTGCCTAAAGCTCCTTGTGAAAATGCTGCATCTTGAACTTCTTTTAATGGAATAGAATTACCTTCAAGTGGTGCTTTTATTATAATTTCACTTTTATTAAGACTTTCATTATTTATAACTTCTTTTTTATTATCTGAAGCTTTTTTTGTATGTTCTTTTACATCATCCTTGTAAGTAATCATTGTTGCTGCAAATGATAATCCCATTGAAATTGTTAAGCAGATTGCAACTGGTCCAAACCATGCTCCTCCATCTGGATTTATAAATCCTGGTATTGAGAACACACCAAGCCCTGCCATCTGATAAGTAAGACTGTTTGTAAATCCTAAATATGCACTACCTAAAGCAGCTGCTATACAAGTTATAACAAATTGTTTTATCCTTGGAAGAGTTATTCCGTATATAGCTGGTTCAGTAACACCAAAGATACCGCTAATCCATGCTGGCAGAGCTATTGCTTTTAACTTTTTATCTTTAGTCTTAAGCCAAATTGCAAAAACCGTTGCAGTTTGTGCAAATGTTGCTGCAAAGAATAATGAGAATATTGGTGAAGGCTGTCCTGATGCAATTTGCATTATTCCAATGGCTACAATTGCCATGTGTACACCGAATAAAACTAATACTTGCCATAATCCACCTAGTAATATTCCTGCTATTACTGGACTCACATTATAAGCTCCTGTGATTCCACCTGCAATCCATTGTGATACTACATTAGCTGCTGGTCCTATAAGCATAAATCCAGCTGGAACTGAAATTAATAATACAAGCATAGGTACAAAGAATGTTTTTATTACATCTGGAATAATTTTATTTAAATATTTATAAATAAATGCTGCAAAAACATTTGTAATAATAATTGGTAATACTGAACTAGAATATGATACATTAAATACATGACCCAAAATTTGTAAATCAACATTTTGATAAGTTGGATAAACTAAACCCGCACCAATCATCATTCCTAAGAAAGGATTCATTCCAAGTTTATTAGCTGATGTGTATCCAAGAGCTATTGGGAAGAAATAAAATATTGAATCTCCAATCCCATTAATAAGTGTATACAATCCTGAGCCTTGATCTATGAGGCCTAAAAACTGTACTAATGCAAGTCCGCCTTTAATCATACCGCAGGCTGTCATCATAGCAAGTATTGGTGTCATTACGCCTGAAATAAAATCAATAATTGCTGCACCTATTCCTTGCTTTTCCTTTGTTTCACTTCGAGACGATGATCCTCCGCTTATTCCTGCAACTTCACATACATCATCAAACACTTCTGTAACATGATTTCCAATGACAACCTGATATTGCCCTGCGCTTTTAACAAGCGTAACAACACCATCCATATTTTTTATTACGTCGTCATTTGCCTTAGATTCATCTTTAAGCTTGAATCTAAGCCTTGTGATACAGTGTGTTAATCCATTGATGTTTCCTTTTCCTCCGACATTTTTAACAATGTCCTTTGCTAAATTTTGATACTTACCCATAATATTTTCCTCCATTTTCTTTAGGTTAATATATATAGGTTTGGCCAACTTAATGTAACCATCCATAGCTAAAGCAAACTATAAAGATTTGCTCTCTCTAACTACTTTTGCAATGTGAATCGTAAGGTATAAACATTCCTCATCTTCTAAATCATAATTATATTCATCATATAAAAATTCTTTTATTTTAAGAGTACATTTATACATTTCACTATATTTCTCTTTTACCATATCAAATAAATCCGTTTCTTTATCATTAGTATAAGTCTTACTATTAAATACTCTTTGAGTAAAGAATAAAAGATGTGTTACAAATCTATAATATGATAAACATTCTTCATCATATATTATTTTAAAATGATATTTCACTATATTTAAAATATCAGTCATTGTCTTAGTTATATCCACTGCTGTCTTCATATTAGTTTCAAGTTCTGCATTCACTATATGCATCGTTATGCTTGCTGCTTCATTATCATCAAAATTAGAACCGAGCCTTTCATTTATTCTGCATACTACATCGCGAGCAATCTTAAATTCATCTCTATATATCCTCTTTATATCCCAAAGCATTGTATTTTTTACATATGCATTGGTTGCGGCTCTCTCAAGCAGTGTATTAATATGATCTGTTAAAGTTATATATATAGAATTGTTAAGTTTTTTTCCTAGTGTTGATTTCACATAATTAATAAGGTTTTCTATGAATTCAAAATTCACTAAATCAATTTCACTTAAAAGTTTTGTGAAATGAATGAAATCGCAGTTCTTTTCATCTGTAAATACTTTCTGAATCCTATCTTCTGGTATTACCTGTCCCTTTTTTGCACCAAAAGCAAGGCCTCTTCCCATTACCACAATTTCCTCATTTTTATCATTTTCTGAAATTACAACATTATTATTTAATATCTGCTTAATTATCATATCTCTCTCCTAAAAATAAAAAACCTATCTACAAACGCACACATTAAAATAAACTTTAATGAGCATTTATAAATAGGTTTTGCATAACTTAATATTAACAATCCACTTTATATTTAGTATATTACACCCTTTAGAAAACGTTGTCAATATTTTTATATTATTTTTTACATTTTTAGCTATATCCTTAATTTGAAAATACTATGCCATAATTTTTTTATCTATTTCTTCTAAAGAATATCCTTTAAATCCCCATATGACATAATGTTTTCTCATATTATCCACAGACTTTACTATGCTTCTAAATCCAAACTCACTTAACCTTTTTACTTTTTCTTTTATAAAACCTCCAATTTCTTCTGAAGTCATACCTTCTATTATCATAAATTTAATTACTTTTATGATTTGCTTTGATGCTTTTAAATTTTTATATATCCTGTTCAAAATTATCTTTATGTCTTTTTCATAATGGCTCTCTCTATTAATAATATCAGTCATCTCAGATTCATGAAAATATTTATACCTTAAATTAATTTCAATAATCTTCATCTTCATAATAAAAATTATTTCGCATATTATATTTTCTTATAAATTCTATGATTTTATGAACTCTATAGCCTCGACCTATCTTATCTATAATATAATCTTCTAAAAGCTCTAAATGAAAAACACCATAGAGTTCTAATAAATTCTGAACTATACTTATAATATCTTCTCTTTTCTTAGAAAATTCAATTATATATTTATCATCTAAACATGATTTTATCAAATTTTGAAATTCCTTTGGAATAATTATATTAGTTTTTTCTATATATATTATTCCAATGCAAAGTAGGGAATGTACATTATCAGAATCTAATTCTACATCTTCACACAGTATTTTAAAATTATTATCACAAATTTTTCTTAATAAATTAAGCTCTTCATAAACAATAAACTCTCAAAAAATATAATTCATATTATTTTTCATATATTCATAAATAATATCAATAATATTATCCTTTTTTCTACACCGGACTTTAAGTTCAAACATCCTGACAATATGATCTAATTCAGTAACTTTCATTTTGCAAAATGTTTCTCTAACACTTACCATTATAAATATTGCACCTTCTTCTACTAATTGTTCAACTATCTAATAAAAAATTATAAACCTCTAATAATAATTTACATAATAAAACTGATAATAGGATTTGTTATGAAATCCTATTATCAGTTTAAAAATAAGTTATATATAATTATATATAACTTATTTTATGCACCTGCTACTGCATTTTTCTTAGCATCTGCACTTCTTTGAATCATTCTTAAAATAGCTCTGCTCACTGGTCCAGCAACTAATATATTTAAGAAAAATGCTGCACAGAAGTTTCTTGGCCATCTGATAAAGAATTCTTTTGTAACAAGAGATAGACTGTCACCACCAAGCATACCTCCAATAAATGTCATAATTAAAGACATGCAAGTTACGATAAAGAAACAGTTAAATAGAATCCTTGCATTAACACTATCCTTTTCTCCACAGAATCTTTCAAGTAACATTCTATTGACTTTTCCAACAATAGCTCCTTCAATTATGAAAGCTACGATAAATGTAACGGGAAATGCCTTTAAGCATATGATCATTACTTCACCATCAAACACTCCATGATGTATAGAAATATTCAACATTCCCATAAAAAATACCATAATAACACACATAGTTATTCCAAATATAATTCCCTCTTTTTTATTTCTTGGCATAGAACCCTCCTTGTATAAAATTATTAATTATTTATCAGTTAGAATTTTTACTGTATTTATACATACATACCCCTAACGAACAAATTGTATTATAGCATGTAAAAATTTTGCGTGTAAGTATTTTTTTATTAATTCCTTATGATTAATATTTGTCTATTTATTTAAATTGTTGAAAACTGAAATTCTTTATATTTTGCAAATTTTTCTTTTACTATTAATGTTTATAAGTGCCTCAAATTCCTCTTCAATCATTTCATATTCATAAAATCTATTATCTACTGGATATCTATCTATAATAAATTTACTATCCAACATCATTACATATAATTCTTAAAGTCTGTATAATTATTATGATAAGCAGAATAGATTGTCCCAACCATAATGCAATCTTAGGTTTACTTAATAATACTAGATTGTTAACATTCAGAATATATTCCGATAACTTACTTATCAAAATTAAAACTATAAAAGCAGCTAATTCAATAAGAATAACTTTTTTTCTATGTGAGTTTATTTTCTTATTTTTTAATTTTCCTACCAATCCCCCCTGTAATCCGCCTATTTTTCCAATTCTAGGTTATTCATATTTTCACAATTTTACGAAAGCTTTTTCATAGTTTATCATTAAAATTGTTCTTGCTGCACCATAATTAATATAAATAACCACTAATCTATATCTACATTAAAATAATATTTCTAACACAATCAATGCATTTGAAAGACTAACTATCATTTGAACTGAAGAAAATTGCATAATTTGAATTAAAAAAAGCCTTTTTTATAGGCTTCTTTAAGTGCGTCCATTTTTACAAACATATAATTTTTGATAGCACGTTACTGAAAAAATAAGAAAAGGAGCTATCACTAATGGGTTTTTAACCCTGCCGATGCGACAGCCCCGTCTTTCATAGATTTCATGTCTAATGACTATGATTTTGATACAATTTAGTGAATTTTTTAATGGAGTTATTGATTTTAATATCGCTAAAAATTATAGAATTTCTGCTAAAATGTGCACACACTTGTATTGATATATTTCCACATACTAGTTGCTGAGTATTGGGGGACAGTAGATAGATTTGTGTAAAAACAAAATCTATCTACTGTTTTTTTGTATGAACAGTTGGTAGTTTTGGAATAATAAAACATATAAGTTTAGGAGGAATTATTATGACAAAAAAAATTGATACTAACTTTGACTACAATGAAGAAATAAAAAAATGTAAAACCATCGATGATGTTATGGGTAAGAATGGGCTAATACAAAAACTTGTAAAAGATGTCCTTGAAAATATATTAGAAGGCGAAATGGAAGAGCATCTTGGAAGAAATAAATATGAGCGTACAGAATCAAATAATCAAAGCAATAGAAACTATAGAAACGGGTATAGCAGTAAAAATCTACGAAGCTCCTTCGGTGACGTCGACTTAGACGTACCACGTGATAGAAATGCAGAATTCGAACCTCAAATTATAAAGAAATATGAAACTGTCTGTACTGAGTTAGATAAAAAAATTATATCTTTATATGCTAAAGGTATGAGTACAAGTGATATCCAATCAGAGATTGAAGATCTATATGGAATAAAAATATCTCCATCGATGGTATCTAAAATAACAGATAAAGTACTCGCTAGCGCTACCGAATGGCAAAATAGAGCTTTGGATAAAATATATCCTATCGTTTATTTAGATGCTATGTACTTTAAAGTTAGAAGTAATGGAAAGATAATTAATAAAGCTGTTTACATTTGTTTAGGATATACAATGGATGGCTATAAAGATATTTTAGGTATATGGGTTGATGAAGCAGAAGGTGCTAAATTCTGGTTAGGAATTTGTAATGACTTAAAAAATAGAGGAGTTAAAGAAATATTAATTGCATGTATGGATGGTTTAAAAGGATTACCACAAGCTATTAAAACAGTATTTCCATCAGTAAATATTCAAACATGTATTGTTCACCAAATTAGAAATTCAATCAAATATATAGCTTCAAAGGATAAAAAGGCATTTATGAAGGATTTAAAAGAAGTTTACAAAGCATCAACTGAAGAACTTGCGTTGGCGCAGCTAGACAATTTAAAATCTTTCTGGGGTAATAAATACGCTATAGTTATTGATTCTTGGTATAATAATTGGAGTAATCTATCAACATTTTTTGATTTCTCTCCAAGCATAAGAAAGATGATATATACTACCAATGCACTTGAAGGGTTTAATCGTCAAATACGTAAATTTACTAAGGTTAGAGTGATCTTTCCTACAGATGAATCGTTAAATAAGTGTGTTTACTTAGCTACGATGGAAATAATAGAAAAATGGAGTCAACCTACTCCAAATTGGGGTGCTACGCTAGCGGAGCTATCAATAATATTTGAAGATCAACTAAAAGATGAATTAGCTTAGAAGCTTGTACTTTTATTGATTAATATGCATACTTTTAGATTTTATTGAAATACTAAAAAAGGTAATAAAAAACATTATTAGTATTTCTTAAATATAAAAAAATATTACTGGAAATCAAAATTTCCAGTAATAATAAATTGATAAAAATACTAATTACACAAAACTATCTAAACTCTCAGTATTGGGGAATATAATTCTAATTTTTCTTATACATAATCAATTCTACCAAATCTATAACAAGTTCAGCCTTCATTAAAAAATCTAATCCTAGCAAGTCATTAACTCTTTCATTTGGATCAATTTCTCCAAAATCTATTTTAAAATCTTTTAATTCAATATTATTACAAGCAATACCATCAATTCTCTTTCTAACAGCATAACTAGAAGCTCCACCATATCCTGATGCCTCTATAAGTTTGTCATCATCTGCAAATTTTGCTCCTAATTTATCTAAAAAATCTGTTGATATTATTGTATGAAATGCACCTGTGTCAATAATAACATTCTTTACAATTATACATTCCCTTCATGCATTAGTTTTATAGATGTATATAATAATCCATCTTTTAATTGTATTTTACTGTTCATTATATACTCCTTCTAATACCAACATGTCTAATTTTTTCTATTGTAACACTTTCATTTTGTGTACTATATACTAATTGACCATTTTTACATCTTGTAAACTCTTGCATAGCTTCTCTTGGATCTTTTATAGCTTTTATTATTGCAACTTCATCAACATATTTAATTTTATCTTCTTCGTGATATTCTATAATTTCAAACTTAACAAATTGATTGGGATATAGCTCTCTAACTTCTTGCCACTTCATAAACAGCACCTCTTTTCTTATATTTTTTAATCTAGCATTTAATATATCTTAATTATATCCTATTAATTAAATATAAACATCATATTCAAATATTTTGTTATAAAATCCTTTCTGCCAAAAGGTGCACACCCCAACAAAAAAATGCACACCCCCTAATAAAATTCTACTAATGGGTGTGCACAAATACTCAAAATACCTAAAAAGTGGCTAAAACATCCATTAAAATCATTTAAAAAATTATCTTTATAAAGCAAAATACAATGGCCAAGCCTTGATTTTTCAAGGTTTTACCATTGTATCACTTTATTAGTTCTTATTTGGTGGAGGCGAGGCGTACAGAACCCGTGTCCACAAATTACAAAAAACAAATATTAACATAAAAAGAAGAAATCCTCATAGAAATCTGTAAAACTTAGTTCCATTATAATCAATACGACTTTTCACATAAATAATTTTTTTCAACTTTACTCCAGTCTATTACATTCCATATATTTTTAACATAATCAGCTCTCAAATTTTGATACTTTAAATAATATGCATGTTCCCAAACATCAATTGTTAATATTGGCTTCATCTTTAAGCTTAGTGGTGAATCTTGATTTGCAGTTGTTATTACATCAAGTTCTTTTTTATCATTAACAACAAGCCATGAATATCCTGATCCAAAAACAGTTACTGCTTTATTAGAAATCTCATTTTTTAAATTTTCCAAACTTCCATATTTATTTACAATTGCATCTAATAGCTGTCCATCTGGGCATTTTTTAGGCTTTTTTGCAAGTATGGAAAAGTATAAATTATGATTAGCCACTCCACCACCTTGATTTATTACGTCTTTTTTTATTTCTAATGGAATGTCTTCAGGATAGTATAAGATTTCTTCTATGGTTTTTCCATCTGTAAATTTTTCATATCCTTCAACAGCCTTATTTAATTTGTCTACATATGCCTGTAAATGCTTTGTATAATGTATACACACCGTTTTTTTATCAATATAGGGTTCTAGATCTTTA encodes the following:
- a CDS encoding 6-phospho-beta-glucosidase, with the translated sequence MGFSENFLWGGATAANQCEGAYNEGGRGLATVDVQPIGKDRFPVALGKRKMFDFEDGYFYPAQKGIDFYHHYKEDIKLFAEMGFKTFRMSIGWSRIFPNGDDITPNKEGLDFYHSVFEECRKYDIEPLVTIAHFDVPMNLVTKYGSWKNRKLVDLYVKYCSVLFNEYKDLVKYWLTFNEINMLLHLPFTGAGLVFEEGENQEQIKYTAAHNQLVASAKATKIAHEINPDFMIGCMLAAGNTYANTPNPNDVFKSLQADREGYFFVDVQSRGYYPNYALKELERKGVVVPFEDGDKELLKENTVDFISFSYYSSRLTSADPEVNKETEGNVFATLRNPYLQASEWGWQIDPLGLRITLNSLYDRYQKPLFIVENGLGAKDELVNGTVEDDYRISYLKEHIKAMKDAVELDGVDLIGYTSWGCIDLVAASTGQMSKRYGFIYVDRDDEGNGTYKRYKKKSFEWYKKVIESNGEELD
- a CDS encoding beta-glucoside-specific PTS transporter subunit IIABC, with translation MGKYQNLAKDIVKNVGGKGNINGLTHCITRLRFKLKDESKANDDVIKNMDGVVTLVKSAGQYQVVIGNHVTEVFDDVCEVAGISGGSSSRSETKEKQGIGAAIIDFISGVMTPILAMMTACGMIKGGLALVQFLGLIDQGSGLYTLINGIGDSIFYFFPIALGYTSANKLGMNPFLGMMIGAGLVYPTYQNVDLQILGHVFNVSYSSSVLPIIITNVFAAFIYKYLNKIIPDVIKTFFVPMLVLLISVPAGFMLIGPAANVVSQWIAGGITGAYNVSPVIAGILLGGLWQVLVLFGVHMAIVAIGIMQIASGQPSPIFSLFFAATFAQTATVFAIWLKTKDKKLKAIALPAWISGIFGVTEPAIYGITLPRIKQFVITCIAAALGSAYLGFTNSLTYQMAGLGVFSIPGFINPDGGAWFGPVAICLTISMGLSFAATMITYKDDVKEHTKKASDNKKEVINNESLNKSEIIIKAPLEGNSIPLKEVQDAAFSQGALGKGMAIVPNKGEVKSPVNGELTTLFPSLHAIGITSEDGAEILIHVGFDTVQLEGKYFKAHASQGDKIKVGDLILEFDIDAIKKEGYSVETPVVVTNGDSFLDVIESKPKAITNNDTLITVIK
- the licT gene encoding BglG family transcription antiterminator LicT produces the protein MIIKQILNNNVVISENDKNEEIVVMGRGLAFGAKKGQVIPEDRIQKVFTDEKNCDFIHFTKLLSEIDLVNFEFIENLINYVKSTLGKKLNNSIYITLTDHINTLLERAATNAYVKNTMLWDIKRIYRDEFKIARDVVCRINERLGSNFDDNEAASITMHIVNAELETNMKTAVDITKTMTDILNIVKYHFKIIYDEECLSYYRFVTHLLFFTQRVFNSKTYTNDKETDLFDMVKEKYSEMYKCTLKIKEFLYDEYNYDLEDEECLYLTIHIAKVVRESKSL
- a CDS encoding IS256 family transposase, which codes for MTKKIDTNFDYNEEIKKCKTIDDVMGKNGLIQKLVKDVLENILEGEMEEHLGRNKYERTESNNQSNRNYRNGYSSKNLRSSFGDVDLDVPRDRNAEFEPQIIKKYETVCTELDKKIISLYAKGMSTSDIQSEIEDLYGIKISPSMVSKITDKVLASATEWQNRALDKIYPIVYLDAMYFKVRSNGKIINKAVYICLGYTMDGYKDILGIWVDEAEGAKFWLGICNDLKNRGVKEILIACMDGLKGLPQAIKTVFPSVNIQTCIVHQIRNSIKYIASKDKKAFMKDLKEVYKASTEELALAQLDNLKSFWGNKYAIVIDSWYNNWSNLSTFFDFSPSIRKMIYTTNALEGFNRQIRKFTKVRVIFPTDESLNKCVYLATMEIIEKWSQPTPNWGATLAELSIIFEDQLKDELA
- a CDS encoding retropepsin-like aspartic protease is translated as MIVKNVIIDTGAFHTIISTDFLDKLGAKFADDDKLIEASGYGGASSYAVRKRIDGIACNNIELKDFKIDFGEIDPNERVNDLLGLDFLMKAELVIDLVELIMYKKN
- a CDS encoding superoxide dismutase, with amino-acid sequence MKYEKWPLEYKYKDLEPYIDKKTVCIHYTKHLQAYVDKLNKAVEGYEKFTDGKTIEEILYYPEDIPLEIKKDVINQGGGVANHNLYFSILAKKPKKCPDGQLLDAIVNKYGSLENLKNEISNKAVTVFGSGYSWLVVNDKKELDVITTANQDSPLSLKMKPILTIDVWEHAYYLKYQNLRADYVKNIWNVIDWSKVEKNYLCEKSY